The Candidatus Beckwithbacteria bacterium DNA window GGGTAATTTTGGCAATTACGATGTATCAATTTATGCCGGAAGTGGAAAAAATAGAAGAAATTGCGCCACGACCATGATTGCCCCGACGGGAACAATTTCGATGTTTGCCGATTGTTCCAGCGGAGTTGAGCCGGTGTTTGCTTTAACCACCACCAGGAAGACTTTTTTTGAAGACAGTCGGAAAAACAGTTCGACTAAAGAAATGACAATGGTCGATCCGGCGTACCAGGAGTATAAAAATAAATATGACAAAAATGTGTTTGTGACAGCGCACGAAATCGGTTGGCAATGGCATGTTAAAGTGCAGGCGGCCTGGCAAAAGTATTTTGATAATTCTGTTTCCAAGACAATTAATTTCCCCAAAACCGCGACCGTGGACGAAGTAAAAAAAGCATATTTAACGGCTTGGAAGTTGGGCTGTAAAGGGATTACGGTTTACCGCGACGGCAGTAAGGACGATCAGGTGTTGAATAAGAGCGTTCCGCCAGCTGGCGGATGTCCGGAATGCGGGGAAGAGTTAGAAATTAAAGAAGGCTGTCAGACATGTAGAAACTGCGGTTTTAGTAAGTGTAGTTTATGACAGATTTAACTAAAATTAAAAAACGAGATGGGCGGATAGTGGCATTTGAAGAGGCTAAGATTATTTTGGCTATTATGAAGGCTTTGAGTGCGATTGGAGAAGTACAAGGGGAGATAAAACGAAGAAATGAGGCGGAGAGACTAACTAAAATTGTGATTACGATTGTGAAAAAAGGGATAAACGGGGAGATTCCGACAGTGGAACAGGTACAGGACGTGGTAGAGCAAGTGTTAATGGCGGCCGGCCATTACGAAGTGGCCAAGGCCTATATTCTTTACAGGGAAAAACACCAAAAAGTCAGAAAAGTTAAAGAAATTTTGGGAGTGAAAGACGATGTGGGCTTAAGCACGAATCAACTAAAGGTTTTGGAAAACCGATTTTTACGGCATGATGAGTCCGGGAAGGTAACGGAGACTCCAGGGCAGCTGTTCAGGCGAGTGGCGAAGTTTGTTGCCTCCGCCGACGCTAAAGCTGTGGCGGACAAGTGGGAAGAGAAATTTTATGAGGTAATTTCAAAGATGGAGTTTGTGCCGGCAGGATGTTATTTTAGGGGCGCGGGAACAAAGTCGGCGATGCTGGCGAATTGTTTTGTGCTGCCGATTGAAGACAACATGGAGGCGATTTTTGACAGTGTTAAATATTTAGCCTTGGTCCAGCAAGCGGGTGGGGGAACGGGTTTTAATTTTTCCAAATTGCGGCCCAAAGGCGATTATGTTAAAAGTTCCGGTGGCTTTGCTACCGGGCCAGTGTCTTTCATGAAAGTATTTGATGCGGCGACCGGGCAGGTAATGCAGGGCGGTTACCGGATGGGGGCGAATATGGGAATTTTGAATGTTGACCACCCGGACATTATGGAATTTATTACCTGTAAAACAGAAGAAGGAGAGATTAGTAATTTTAATATTTCGGTTGGGGCGACGGACGGGTTTATGAAAGCGGTCAAGGCAGATAAAGATTTTCATTTAAGAAACCCGAGAAATAGAGAAGTGGTACAAACAATTAAAGCCAGGCAATTGTTTAACCAAATTGTGACTTTGGCTTGGAAGACCGGTGATCCGGGGATGATTTTCTTGGACAAGATTAATAAAGACAATCCGGTGTTAAAAACTTTGGGGCCGCTTCAGGCAACTAATCCCTGCGGGGAACAGCCGCTGCACCCGTTTGATGTGTGTAACCTGGGATCAATAAATCTGGCCAGATTTATTGTAAGTAATCAAAGTAGCAAAGGTAGTAAAAGTAAAATTAACTGGGAGAGATTAGAACAAGTGACGAGAATTGCCGTACGCTTTCTGGATGACGGGGTCGATGCCAGCCGTTACCCTTTGGAACAAATAGCGAAAATGGCCCAAGCGAACCGGCGGATTGGCTTAGGGGTGATGGGTTGGGCGGACACGCTTTATCAATTGGGGATTGGCTATAACACGCAAGCAGGGGTAAAGTTAGCAGAAGAAGTGATGAATTTCGTAACCCAAACGGCGGTGGATGAATCGCAAAAACTAGGGAAGGAAAAAGGAGTGTTTAAAAACTGGAAAGGGAGCGAGTATGAAAAGCAGGGGATTAAACGGCGAAACTTGGCAGTGACCACAATTGCGCCGACAGGAACGATTTCCATGGTAGCTGATTGTTCTTCAGGGATTGAACCTGTGTTTGCCTTAAGTTACACCAAAAATGTCATTGACGACAATGGGTTAAGTTATGTTAATCCATATTTCAAAAAGGCGGTGGAGGCAACTAAATTAAACGAAGAACAGAAAAATGAGGCATATCAAAGGGTTGCTAAATCAGGTAATTGTCAGGAAATTGAGTATTTACCAGACTCAATTAAAAAAATCTTTATTACGGCTTATGATATTAGTCCGGAGTGGCACGTTCGGATGCAGGCAGCGTTTCAAAAATACACGGAAAATGCGGTTTCCAAAACGATTAATTTTCCCCAAAACGCCGGCATTGATGATGTAGAAAAGGCTTATTTATTAGCTTGGGAACTAGGTTGTAAAGGGATTACGATTTACCGGTCAGGCAGCAAAGATGTGCAGATACTAACAAATGACCAATTTTCAAAATCCAATTTACAAACATCAAAGAGAAAATTGATTATCCAAAGCAAGGTGAGAATTAAACCTTTGAAAGATGTTTGTCCGGAATGCGGGAGTGTGATGGAAATGGCCGAGGGGTGTTCGAAGTGTAGAAAATGCGGGTTTTCAAAATGTTCGGTGTAAAATGTTTTGGTTCGACAATACAATCTTTTCGTGCTCACGCGTTGCCCGATGGGCGCACATGATTGCGCGCGAAAATCTCGTATTTGTCTGCACCAATAATTTTTATGCAAATCATTTTGGCATCAGATTCTCCAAGAAGAAAGCAGTTGCTGGCGTTAATGGGTTTGGAGTTTAAGGCTATGAGTCATCGGGTTGATGAGAAAATTTTTTCCGTTAAAGATCCGGAAGAGTTAGTGGGGCAGTTGGCGATAGTAAAAGCATTGTCTGTGTCTGGTAATTTGGTGATCGCTTCAGATCTCGTGGTGAGCTTGGGAAATAAAATTATGGGTAAACCAAAAAATAAAAAACAAGCCAGAGAATTTTTGAAAGATTTGAGCGGGAAAACACATCGAGTTTGGTGTGGAATTTGCGTAAGCAATAAAGATAAAACTTTGATGAGCGTAGCAGTTAGCCAGGTGAAGATGAAAAAATACTCTGACGAAATTATTGAAAAATATATTAAAAAATTTCAAGTTTTGGATAAAGGTGGGGCGTACGCGATTCAGTTTGAACTAGCGGGCTATGGCAGTTTAGTGGCCAGTTTTAAAGGGGGGATTACCACAATTATCGGACTACCATTGGATCATTTGGAAAATTTATTAAATGAGTTTGGGGTAAAAGTAAAAAGTGATTGGAGAAAGAAGTGTAAAATAGAGACAGGCTATGAATACTAAGGGTTTAGTTTACGTATTTACTGGAAACGGCAAAGGAAAGACAAGCGTGGCGCTGGGGGTGGCAGTGCGGGCGGTTTGCGCCGGGAAAAAAGTCGGCTGGGTGAGTTGGTATAAGGAAGAGCGGTGGCCGATTAGTGAAAAAAAATTAAAACTAAAAAATTTAAAGATGTATTGGTTGGGAAAGGGATTTTACAAATTACCGACAGATCATGCTTCCCCGCAAAAGCACCGCGAAGCGGCGCTCGCGGGGCTAGCGCAAGCAAAGAAATTTTTGGGGAAAGTTGACGTGTTGATTTTGGATGAAGTGAATAATGCCGTCCATGATAAATTGATTAACCTAAGTGCTCTAATTAACCTAATTTCTAAGCGGGGAAAAACACATTTGATTTTGACAGGCAGGGGGGCTGCGAGGAGACTCCTCGCAGGCGCGGATTTGGTGACGGAGATGAAGAAAATCAAGCACCCGTTTGATAAAGGTATAAAGGCAGTTAAGGGTTTGGATTATTAGTGGTATTATTAAAACATGACTGCC harbors:
- a CDS encoding adenosylcobalamin-dependent ribonucleoside-diphosphate reductase, which produces MTDLTKIKKRDGRIVAFEEAKIILAIMKALSAIGEVQGEIKRRNEAERLTKIVITIVKKGINGEIPTVEQVQDVVEQVLMAAGHYEVAKAYILYREKHQKVRKVKEILGVKDDVGLSTNQLKVLENRFLRHDESGKVTETPGQLFRRVAKFVASADAKAVADKWEEKFYEVISKMEFVPAGCYFRGAGTKSAMLANCFVLPIEDNMEAIFDSVKYLALVQQAGGGTGFNFSKLRPKGDYVKSSGGFATGPVSFMKVFDAATGQVMQGGYRMGANMGILNVDHPDIMEFITCKTEEGEISNFNISVGATDGFMKAVKADKDFHLRNPRNREVVQTIKARQLFNQIVTLAWKTGDPGMIFLDKINKDNPVLKTLGPLQATNPCGEQPLHPFDVCNLGSINLARFIVSNQSSKGSKSKINWERLEQVTRIAVRFLDDGVDASRYPLEQIAKMAQANRRIGLGVMGWADTLYQLGIGYNTQAGVKLAEEVMNFVTQTAVDESQKLGKEKGVFKNWKGSEYEKQGIKRRNLAVTTIAPTGTISMVADCSSGIEPVFALSYTKNVIDDNGLSYVNPYFKKAVEATKLNEEQKNEAYQRVAKSGNCQEIEYLPDSIKKIFITAYDISPEWHVRMQAAFQKYTENAVSKTINFPQNAGIDDVEKAYLLAWELGCKGITIYRSGSKDVQILTNDQFSKSNLQTSKRKLIIQSKVRIKPLKDVCPECGSVMEMAEGCSKCRKCGFSKCSV
- a CDS encoding Maf family protein translates to MQIILASDSPRRKQLLALMGLEFKAMSHRVDEKIFSVKDPEELVGQLAIVKALSVSGNLVIASDLVVSLGNKIMGKPKNKKQAREFLKDLSGKTHRVWCGICVSNKDKTLMSVAVSQVKMKKYSDEIIEKYIKKFQVLDKGGAYAIQFELAGYGSLVASFKGGITTIIGLPLDHLENLLNEFGVKVKSDWRKKCKIETGYEY
- a CDS encoding cob(I)yrinic acid a,c-diamide adenosyltransferase, with protein sequence MNTKGLVYVFTGNGKGKTSVALGVAVRAVCAGKKVGWVSWYKEERWPISEKKLKLKNLKMYWLGKGFYKLPTDHASPQKHREAALAGLAQAKKFLGKVDVLILDEVNNAVHDKLINLSALINLISKRGKTHLILTGRGAARRLLAGADLVTEMKKIKHPFDKGIKAVKGLDY